Within Dehalococcoidia bacterium, the genomic segment ACCAACCGGCGTCTGCTGGATCCCGCGAGCGTTCCGGCGGACCTGAGGGCGGAGGAATACCTATCGGTGGGGAGGTACGCGGTCCAGTTCCTTTGGAGCGACGCGCACTACACGGGCATCTACCCGTTCGAGACGCTCAGGCTGCTGTGCCAGTGTGCCGACAAGCCTGATGACTAGCGCTACTACCAGCTAGTTTTATCAATACAGACATCATCCTCAACGCTTGGATTCGCCGCGGCGAATGACGGACACAGATTACGTGAAGCAGCCAGAATCAACCCTACATCGCACCAATAGCCTGCCCAAGGCGATGCTCGTCGACCTTGACGATACCATCCTGGCCTACGAACCGGGCTCGGGGGACGTCCTGAGGGCCGTCTGCGCTGCCTATGCTGACAAGCTTCCCGACTGGACGGTTGACCAGCTTGTCGCCGGGATCGACTCGTACCGTCGCTGGTTCTGGTCCGACCCGGGACGGCACCGGCGCGCCCGGCTGAGCACCTCGAACATACGGCACGAGATCATGATCGGCGCGTTCAGGCAGATGGGCATCCATTCGCTCAGCCTCGCACGCTCGATGGGCGACGCCTACGGACGTGAGCGCGAGAAGCGAGTCCAGCCGTTTCCGGGAGCGGTTGAAACGCTCGCGACCCTTCAGGAAGCCGGGGTACGGATGGCGCTGATCACCAACGGCAACTCGGCGATCCAGAGGAGCAAGATCGACCGGTTCGACCTGGAGCGGTATTTCGACCTCATCATGATCGAGGAGGAGTTCGGGGTCGGCAAGCCGGATGAGCGTGTCTACCTGCACGCGCTCGATCAGCTCGATGCGCGGCCGGATGAGGCGTGGATGATCGGTGACAACCTCAACTGGGAGGTCGCGACGCCGCAGCGGCTCGGGATCACTGGCATCTGGCACGACTTCAGGGGGCGTGGGCTGCCGGACGGGTCGAGTGTGCGGCCCGACAGGATCGTGCGGTCGTTCAGGGAAGTGCTGCAGACTGGGTTTGGGGTTTAGGAATTCCTTATGGCCTCCTCTCCCTTGATGGGAGAGGATTGAGGTGAGGGTGTTACTACGATTCCCCCTCATCCTAACCTTCTCCCGCCAGGGGAGAAGGGATGGGTATTCACACACCGTCGTTCTGGCGAAGGAACGTCACCCCGTACCCTGATACGGGGCCGGAATCCAGAGGGGTGTGGGTGGCGCCTGGTTGATTGCGGGCGGGTCTTTTCACCCCCGTATCAAGTACGGGGCAGGCTCTCACCCCAACCCTCTCCCCCGTATCGAGTACGGGGCGGGCTCTGAGGGAGAGGGGGTCAGTTGGCTCATACTCAAGCGTGAGAGCAGTTGTCTACCTAGGAAGGGACTTCGGAAACTTTCCCTAGAACGTCAAGGACACTTTTAGTGCGCCGTCGCCTCTGGTGTCGGCGAGGTCGAACGCTTCCTGGACGCGCGTGATCGGGAGCTGGTGGGTGACGAATGGCTCCATGTCGATCTCGCCGCTTCTGATGAAGTCCACGGCAAGCTGGAATGCGGGCAGTCCGGGCTCGTCCTGTGCGCCGAAGACTGTGTGCAGGTCCAGACGCTTCCTG encodes:
- a CDS encoding HAD family hydrolase; the protein is MTDTDYVKQPESTLHRTNSLPKAMLVDLDDTILAYEPGSGDVLRAVCAAYADKLPDWTVDQLVAGIDSYRRWFWSDPGRHRRARLSTSNIRHEIMIGAFRQMGIHSLSLARSMGDAYGREREKRVQPFPGAVETLATLQEAGVRMALITNGNSAIQRSKIDRFDLERYFDLIMIEEEFGVGKPDERVYLHALDQLDARPDEAWMIGDNLNWEVATPQRLGITGIWHDFRGRGLPDGSSVRPDRIVRSFREVLQTGFGV
- a CDS encoding DUF971 domain-containing protein, with product MADNSPVSVSGVELDGQNVRVTWSDFTATFLRVNCGCAECVEEWTNRRLLDPASVPADLRAEEYLSVGRYAVQFLWSDAHYTGIYPFETLRLLCQCADKPDD